A genomic segment from Amycolatopsis camponoti encodes:
- a CDS encoding MerR family transcriptional regulator: MRIGELSRRTGVSPRSLRYYEEQGLLTSSRSDTGQRHYSDAEVQRVSLIRRLFEAGLSSRVIATVLPCVDVPDDLGIAEETFTAMMRERDRIDADIAHLVETRDALDVLIKANSRHRAELSTTPVTRSA; this comes from the coding sequence ATGCGGATCGGCGAGCTGTCCAGGCGCACGGGCGTGAGTCCGCGCTCACTGCGGTACTACGAAGAGCAAGGCTTGCTGACCAGCTCACGCTCCGACACGGGGCAGCGGCACTATTCCGATGCCGAGGTCCAGCGCGTGTCGCTCATCCGGCGGTTGTTCGAGGCCGGTCTGTCCAGCCGGGTGATCGCGACCGTGCTGCCGTGCGTCGACGTCCCCGACGACCTGGGCATCGCCGAGGAGACGTTCACGGCGATGATGCGCGAGCGCGACCGGATCGACGCCGATATCGCGCACCTGGTCGAGACGCGGGATGCCCTCGACGTGCTGATCAAGGCCAACAGCCGGCACCGGGCGGAGCTGTCGACGACCCCGGTGACCCGATCCGCCTGA
- a CDS encoding OsmC family protein — protein sequence MAFEVVAGAGSLRSETGVRFPHRWTPGGVSVDTEFTGGHLLNLAAAGCVLNDLYREAEQLGIELAGARVTASGGFDTTTWTSTGITYSVELDSPAPDGELSRLVEIVDEVAEIPRALRAGAPVRRAR from the coding sequence ATGGCATTCGAGGTCGTGGCCGGCGCCGGCTCCCTGCGGAGCGAGACGGGCGTGCGATTCCCCCACCGCTGGACTCCCGGCGGCGTCAGCGTGGACACCGAGTTCACCGGCGGGCACCTGCTGAACCTCGCCGCGGCGGGCTGCGTCCTCAACGACCTGTACCGCGAGGCGGAGCAGCTCGGCATCGAGCTCGCCGGAGCCCGGGTGACGGCCTCCGGCGGCTTCGACACGACGACGTGGACGTCCACCGGGATCACCTACTCCGTCGAGCTCGACTCACCGGCCCCGGACGGCGAGCTGTCCCGGTTAGTCGAAATCGTCGACGAGGTCGCCGAGATCCCCCGGGCACTGCGGGCCGGGGCGCCGGTTCGCCGGGCCCGCTGA
- a CDS encoding rhamnogalacturonidase, which translates to MPFIGSPAVAAEDNAAGRFFDVTKFGAKGDGRTIDTAAINRAIDGAAARGGTVYFPAGTYASYSIHLKSNVALYLGANATILAAAPAGGKGYDPAEPGAGNPYQDFGHSHWHNSLIWGENLENVTIEGPGKIDGKGLVAGGSAESAPLNGNKAIALKLCRNVAIRDITIVNGGHFGILPTGVDNFRIDGLVIDTNRDGINIDCCKNVRIANTTVNSPNDDAIVLKSSYALNTVRDTENVTIDNCFVSGYNLGTLVDGTYKTSSYGRTGRVKFGTEANGGFRNIAISNVVFEYCRGLALETVDGGWLEDVTITNLTMRKVQMPLFLRLGARMRGPAGIPVGFLRRVSISDVTTFDADPRYPSCFAGIPGHPIEDVKLSNIRHHLAGGLTPGDAVQNPPELETAYPEPSMFGTLPAHGFFIRHARGISLDNVDVRVGTPDTRPAFVIRDVADLDVHHCRAEPGTPTFVLDGVDDFRVSDGRPVAEARVEHADHQEL; encoded by the coding sequence CTGCCATTCATCGGATCTCCGGCCGTCGCTGCGGAAGACAATGCGGCGGGGCGGTTCTTCGACGTCACGAAGTTCGGCGCGAAGGGCGACGGCCGCACCATCGACACCGCGGCGATCAACCGCGCCATCGACGGGGCCGCGGCCCGCGGCGGGACCGTGTACTTCCCGGCCGGCACGTACGCGAGCTATTCGATCCACCTCAAGAGCAACGTGGCGCTGTACCTGGGGGCGAACGCGACGATCCTCGCGGCCGCGCCCGCCGGCGGCAAGGGCTACGACCCGGCCGAGCCGGGCGCGGGCAACCCGTACCAGGACTTCGGGCACAGCCACTGGCACAACAGCCTGATCTGGGGCGAGAACCTGGAGAACGTCACCATCGAGGGGCCGGGCAAGATCGACGGCAAGGGCCTCGTCGCAGGCGGCAGCGCGGAGTCGGCGCCGCTCAACGGAAACAAGGCGATCGCGCTCAAGCTGTGCCGCAACGTCGCGATCCGCGACATCACGATCGTCAACGGCGGCCACTTCGGCATCCTGCCCACCGGCGTCGACAACTTCCGCATCGACGGCCTGGTGATCGACACCAACCGCGACGGCATCAACATCGACTGCTGCAAGAACGTCCGCATCGCCAACACGACCGTGAACTCACCGAACGACGACGCGATCGTGCTGAAGAGCTCGTATGCGCTGAACACGGTGCGGGACACGGAAAACGTGACCATCGACAACTGCTTCGTCAGCGGCTACAACCTCGGCACGCTGGTCGACGGCACGTACAAGACGTCGTCGTACGGGCGCACCGGCCGCGTCAAGTTCGGCACGGAAGCGAACGGCGGGTTCCGCAACATCGCGATCTCCAACGTGGTCTTCGAGTACTGCCGCGGGTTGGCGCTGGAGACGGTCGACGGCGGCTGGCTGGAGGACGTGACGATCACCAACCTGACGATGCGCAAGGTCCAGATGCCGCTGTTCTTGCGGTTGGGCGCCCGCATGCGCGGCCCGGCGGGCATTCCGGTCGGCTTCCTGCGCCGGGTGAGCATCAGCGACGTGACGACTTTCGACGCGGACCCGCGGTATCCGTCGTGCTTCGCGGGAATCCCGGGCCACCCGATCGAAGACGTGAAGCTGAGCAACATCCGCCACCACCTCGCGGGCGGCCTCACCCCGGGCGACGCGGTCCAGAACCCACCGGAGCTGGAGACGGCGTACCCGGAGCCGTCGATGTTCGGCACACTGCCGGCGCACGGGTTCTTCATCCGGCACGCACGGGGGATCAGCCTGGACAACGTGGACGTCCGGGTCGGCACGCCGGACACGCGCCCGGCGTTCGTCATCCGGGACGTCGCGGATCTCGACGTGCACCACTGCCGCGCGGAGCCGGGAACCCCGACGTTCGTACTGGACGGCGTGGACGACTTCCGGGTGAGCGACGGGCGCCCGGTGGCGGAGGCCCGGGTGGAGCACGCGGACCACCAGGAGCTGTAA
- the dmpG gene encoding 4-hydroxy-2-oxovalerate aldolase, whose translation MSEPANESRNTARPELKHDVRIVDTTLRDGSHAMAHRFTEQQVRDTVRALDRAGVEVIEVTHGDGLGGSSFTYGFSAVDELKLIAAAREEAKRAKIAVLLVPGIGTAEDLQRAFDAGAEMVRVATHCTEADVSPQHFGLARELGMETAGFLMMAHRTPPEDLAKQARIMVDAGCQAAYVTDSAGALLMHEARARFEALVAEVGDTAWVGYHGHQNLSLGVANSVLAYEAGVRYIDGSLCALGAGAGNSPTEVLAAVFDRLGVDTGLDVGALLDGAEEVVRPYLNRWPKMDRNAIVQGWAGVYSSFLLHAERAAERYGVPAQAILRRCGELALVGGQEDMIIDVAVTLAAEG comes from the coding sequence ATGAGCGAGCCTGCGAACGAATCGAGGAATACCGCGCGGCCGGAACTGAAGCACGACGTCCGGATCGTCGACACGACGTTGCGCGACGGCAGCCACGCGATGGCCCACCGCTTCACCGAACAGCAGGTGCGCGACACCGTGCGCGCGCTGGACCGCGCCGGCGTCGAGGTGATCGAGGTGACCCACGGCGACGGGCTCGGCGGTTCGTCGTTCACCTACGGTTTTTCCGCCGTCGACGAGCTGAAGCTGATCGCCGCGGCCCGCGAAGAGGCGAAGCGGGCGAAGATCGCCGTGCTGCTCGTACCGGGCATCGGCACGGCGGAAGACCTCCAGCGCGCGTTCGACGCGGGCGCGGAGATGGTCCGGGTCGCGACGCACTGCACCGAAGCCGACGTCTCCCCGCAGCACTTCGGGCTGGCGCGCGAACTCGGCATGGAAACCGCGGGCTTCCTGATGATGGCGCACCGGACGCCACCGGAGGACCTCGCGAAGCAGGCGCGGATCATGGTCGACGCGGGCTGCCAGGCGGCGTACGTGACGGACTCGGCCGGCGCCCTGCTGATGCACGAAGCCCGCGCACGGTTCGAAGCGCTGGTCGCCGAAGTCGGCGACACGGCCTGGGTCGGTTACCACGGCCACCAGAACCTCTCGCTCGGCGTCGCGAACTCGGTCCTGGCGTACGAAGCCGGCGTCCGCTACATCGACGGGTCGCTGTGCGCGCTCGGCGCGGGCGCCGGGAATTCGCCGACGGAGGTTCTCGCGGCGGTGTTCGACCGCTTGGGCGTCGACACGGGCCTCGACGTCGGCGCCCTGCTCGACGGCGCGGAGGAGGTCGTCCGCCCGTACCTGAACCGCTGGCCGAAGATGGACCGCAACGCGATCGTGCAGGGCTGGGCCGGGGTGTACTCGAGCTTCCTGCTGCACGCGGAGCGCGCGGCGGAGCGGTACGGCGTCCCGGCGCAGGCGATCCTGCGCCGCTGCGGGGAACTCGCCCTGGTGGGCGGCCAGGAGGACATGATCATCGACGTCGCGGTGACGCTGGCGGCGGAGGGGTAG
- a CDS encoding acetaldehyde dehydrogenase (acetylating), which yields MAPVKAAIVGPGNIGTDLLAKLRRSEVLEVGYVVGVVESDGLERARAQGIAASAEGVDWLLRQDPLPELVFEATSAKAHAANAPRYEAAGIQAIDLTPAHLGPMVCPPVNLGAHLDAPNVSMITCGGQATIPMVHAVSRVTPVPYAEIVASVASRGAGPGTRANIDEFTRTTSQAVAEIGGAGRGKAIIILNPVEPPMIMRDTVFCAIGLDADRDAITASIHEMVDEVRKYVPGYSLRADPQFDDAREEWDGNARVGIFLEVRGNGDYLPEYAGNLDIMTAAAARVGELMARAKQEVSA from the coding sequence ATGGCTCCCGTGAAGGCGGCGATCGTCGGCCCCGGCAACATCGGCACCGATTTGCTGGCGAAGCTGCGACGCAGTGAAGTTCTCGAAGTCGGTTACGTGGTCGGCGTGGTCGAGTCAGACGGGCTCGAACGTGCTCGCGCGCAGGGGATCGCGGCGTCGGCCGAAGGCGTCGACTGGCTGCTGCGCCAGGACCCCTTGCCGGAGCTCGTGTTCGAGGCGACATCGGCCAAGGCCCACGCGGCCAACGCCCCGCGGTACGAGGCGGCCGGCATCCAGGCGATAGACCTGACACCGGCGCACCTCGGCCCGATGGTCTGCCCGCCGGTGAACCTCGGCGCGCACCTCGACGCGCCGAACGTCTCGATGATCACCTGCGGCGGCCAGGCCACGATCCCCATGGTGCACGCGGTTTCCCGGGTGACGCCGGTGCCGTACGCGGAGATCGTCGCGTCGGTGGCCTCACGCGGCGCGGGCCCGGGGACGCGGGCCAACATCGACGAGTTCACGCGCACGACGTCCCAGGCGGTCGCCGAGATCGGGGGCGCCGGGCGCGGGAAGGCGATCATCATCCTCAACCCGGTCGAGCCACCGATGATCATGCGCGACACCGTGTTCTGCGCGATCGGGCTCGACGCCGACCGCGACGCGATCACCGCGTCGATCCACGAGATGGTCGACGAGGTCCGCAAGTACGTCCCCGGCTATTCGCTGCGCGCCGATCCGCAATTCGACGACGCGCGCGAGGAGTGGGACGGCAACGCGCGCGTCGGGATCTTCCTCGAAGTCCGCGGCAACGGCGACTACTTGCCCGAGTACGCCGGAAATCTCGACATCATGACCGCCGCGGCCGCCCGGGTCGGCGAGCTGATGGCGCGCGCGAAGCAGGAGGTGTCCGCATGA